The genomic stretch CCAGCCGATCACCTCGACATCTTCACAGGCATCCGGCGTCATGGCTTCGCGGGTATAGGCCAGGATTGAGTTGCCTGAGAGCAGATCATCCGGCATCAAAAGCTCGGTGTAGTCGTCAATACGCTCGAACAAGAACGGCATTGCGCTGTACCAGTAGTTACAGGCAGCTACGACCAGTAGGCGATAGGCTTCCCCCTGCGGATCCTGACTGGGTGTTTTGCCGTCCAGCAGAGCGAAGATCTTTTGACGGGTTGACTCCGACACCATTTCTTCATCGATATGGCCCATTTTGGCATCAGCCAGGATCTCGGGCTGGAACTGCCCCTCTGCAGGGGAAACAATGCCAATGCGGTTGTAACGATTCACGTCCATAAAACGCAGGGCGCAGAAGCGGTTGAACCAGATATAGGCCACCCGCTCGATAACCTGCTCTTTGCCTTGGTCGGTTACCGCCTCTTCCAGCTTTTTAATCGCTTGTGGCCTTTCTCTCCGGGCGGGACTCTCATCGGCGAGTACTAGTTTGAGCTTGGCTGTAACCTGTTCGAGGAGGCTGCGGCGAGCGAATTGGGCGAATTTTTTAAGTTTTGCAGTTTCCATGGAGACTACTGATCCTCGAACATCTTGCGCTGATTGTCTTCCACCCACTGATACCGAACCGGGCGATTTAACTTGGTCACCTTGTCATCCGCGACAGCCTGTTTTAACCATTCGTTAAGCTGGGTTTTGTGAAGCTGGGTAGCTTCCAGCAATTCATCGATGGTTTTTGGTGAGCCTGTTTCATTTCTAAGCAGCAGGAGAAAGTGGTCGTACAAGGAAAGCTGCGTAAGAGCTGTTTTTTCTTCGCATTGGTCACTCGAAACCGGCGAGGGGGTTGCGTGTTCCTGCTTTGGTGAAGGCTTGGAAGCGTCTTCAGCAGTCTCTTTGGCAACCTCATTCGACGCTATTTCTTTTTCCTCTTGTTGGCCCGTCGTGTGCGCCAGAGGTTCGTTTACAGTGACCTCGGCCACGGTTTCTGTCTGGTTTTGAGCAAATAAATCAGCATCCTGGTCTACCGATGAATCTGCGGTTTGCAGCAAGTGGGCAAAGCTGGTTTCAGCGAGATGTTCAGGTAGCCATTTAGCGCCTTTTTGCACCAATGTGGCATTGCCGGCCTCCGGGTCGTCGGTAGGCTTGATCCACATGGGTACCCAGTTGTGCTTTATGTTTTCTAGCACCCCGTTCCAGGTTCCACCTGAGGTTCCGGAATGCACAGCAATGGCTGCATCCGACAGGCAATAGATGTACTTGTTGCGCTGC from Halomonas meridiana encodes the following:
- a CDS encoding DNA-processing protein DprA, whose protein sequence is MLAAKTQAILLLTAYFSRSTSSEAKPLTNKEWGRFAFWLKNQEMYPEDLLTGDLSQKLVGWTDSKITSDRIQTLLNRGSALAMAMEKWTRSGLWVLTRSDSDYPKRLKARLGNDAPPVFFGCGNRNLLNQGGIAVIGSRKTSDADLQFSRDLGAKSANDGRSVVSGGAKGVDEAAMLGALESEGTAIGVLANDLLRAATSAKYRKYLMANNLVLLSPFYPEAGFNAGNAMQRNKYIYCLSDAAIAVHSGTSGGTWNGVLENIKHNWVPMWIKPTDDPEAGNATLVQKGAKWLPEHLAETSFAHLLQTADSSVDQDADLFAQNQTETVAEVTVNEPLAHTTGQQEEKEIASNEVAKETAEDASKPSPKQEHATPSPVSSDQCEEKTALTQLSLYDHFLLLLRNETGSPKTIDELLEATQLHKTQLNEWLKQAVADDKVTKLNRPVRYQWVEDNQRKMFEDQ